Below is a genomic region from Pseudomonas sp. JQ170C.
GGCCTGGATTTTCGGGTTGTCGACCAGGCTCACGGTAATCGGGAGGTCGGTAGCCGGCGCCAACAACAAGGCTTCATAGACGTTGAACACCGCATCGCGGTCGCCATCGCGGGCCAGGCCGAAGATCGGCACCGTGGCCTGCACCACCTGGCCCACTTCAGCCTGGCGATCCGTAATGACTCCATCTGCTTCGGCTACAAGGGCGGTGTAGCTCAGTTGTTCGCGGGCATTGGCCAACTGCGCCTGGGCCGCCTTCAGGGCACTCTGGTTGCTGAGCAATTGGGCCTGGGCCGAGTCGTACTCGCTCTGGCTGGTATACCCCTTGGGCAATAGCTTTTGCTGACGGACAAACGCGGCGCTCGCTTGCGTCACCCGCGCCTGCGCGGCGAACACTTCGGCCTTGGCCGAGTCGACGTTGGCCTGCAGGTCTTTGGGATCGAGCCGGGCCAGTACCTGATTGGCTTTGACATGATCGCCCACATCAACGCTACGGGAGATGATCTTGCCGCCCACGCGGAAAGAGAGATCGGTTTGCACCCGCGCCTGAATGTCGCCGGTCAGGGTCACGGAAGCAGCGAAATCACCGGGTTCTACACGCTGAACGCCGACTCTGGGCATTTCGGCTTCAGCGGCTTTTTTCTCACCGCATCCACCCAGCACGAGCAATGTTCCCAGGCTGACGATCAATACAGGACGCAACACCGTCATGCAGGCTCCTTGCATGTGCCAATTCGATATAGAGATGCGAGTGTTAGCGTAGATCAGGGTTCCCTCTGCCGCTCGCGACAAACGCAATTCATTCAAGCTTTTAGAATGGGCGATACTGGCGGCTCACCGCTTGCGCAAGGATGCCTTGATGCTCACTACTCTGGCTGTCGCCAACTACCGTTCGATCAACCACTTGGTGCTGCCGCTGGCGCGCCTGAACGTGATCACCGGGCCCAACGGCAGCGGCAAATCCAACCTGTACAAGGCCCTGCGCCTGCTGGCTGAAACCGCCCAGGGCGGTGTGGTCAATGCACTGGCCGGCGAAGGTGGCCTGGAGTCGACGTTCTGGGCCGGCCCCGAGCGCATCAGCCGGCGCATGAGCCGTGGCGAGGTGGCCGTTGAAGGCGGCCCACGCCAGGACGTCAAGCGCCTGCGCCTGGGCTTTGCCAGCGAGGACTTCGGCTATGCCATCGGCCTGGGCCTGCCTGCCTCCAGTGGCCACTTCATGCTGCCAGGGCAGCACACACCCATTGCTTCGCGCTTTACCCTCGACCCGCAGATCAAGCGTGAATGCATCTGGGCCGGGCCGGTGTACCGCCCGGCCAGCCTCCTGGTGGATCGCCAGGGCGCCATGATCCGTGCCCGCGATGGGCGCCAGTGGGACGTGCTGGCCCAGCACACACCCGACTTCGACAGCCTGTATGACCAGGTCGGCAACTTGCGCTCATCGCCGGAGGTCGTCCACCTGCGCGAGCGGATTCGCGGCTGGCGCTTCTACGATCACTTTCGTACCGACCGCGATGCACCGGCGCGTCGTCCGCAACTGGGCACCCGTACCCCCGTGCTGCACCATGACGGCCGCGACCTGGCCGCAGCGCTACAGACCATCATCGAGATCGGTGATGCGCAGGCATTGTGGGCGACCTTGAGCGATGCATTTCCCGGCTCGCACCTGACCATCGATGCCGTGCCCGGCGGGCTGTTCAACTTGCAGTTCCATCAGGAAGGCCTGCTGCGACCCTTGTCGGCCTCGGAACTGTCGGATGGGACGTTGCGCTTTCTGCTGCTGGTAGCGGCGCTACTCAGCCCTCGGGCGCCGACCATGATGGTGCTCAACGAACCGGAGACCAGCCTGCACCCGGATTTGCTGCCGGCCTTGGCACGCTTGATCATTCGCGCCACCGAGCACTGCCAGGTGTGGGTGGTGTCGCACGCACGGCGATTGGTGGCCGCGCTGGAACAGGATGCGACCTGCAACTCGATTGTGCTGGAGAAGGAACTGGGACAGACCCGGGTGGCGGGTCAGGGGATGCTGGATGAGCCGGCCTGGAATTGGCCGGACTGAACGCTGCGGGCCCCATCGCCGGCAAGGCCGGCGATGGGGCCCGTCAGATCACGCCGAAACAGGCGCCGGCGCGCGACGCACGTCCGGCTGTTTCCACGAGTCGGCAGCGCTTTCTTCGATAGCTTGCTGGATCGCACGACGGCGACGCTCTTCGGCACGGCGGCTGAAGTACCAGACCATGAAGGTCACCAGCGACACCGAGAGCAGGATCAGGCTGGCCACCGCGTTGATTTCCGGCTTCACGCCCAGACGCACGGCAGAGAAGACTTCCATCGGCAAGGTGGTCGAGCCCGGGCCCGACACGAAGCTGGCCAGTACCAGGTCATCCAGCGACAGGGCAAAGGACATCATGCCGCCCGCCGCCAGCGAAGGCGCAATCATCGGGATGGTGATCAGGAAGAACACCTTCCACGGTTTTGCGCCCAGGTCCATGGCCGCTTCTTCGATGGACAGGTCCAGCTCACGCAGGCGAGCCGACACCACGACCGCCACATAAGCCGCGCAGAAGGTGGTGTGAGCGATCCAGATGGTGACGATGCCACGCTCCTGCGGCCAGCCGATCATCTGCGCCATGGCCACGAACAGCAGCAACAGCGACAGACCGGTGATCACCTCAGGCATTACCAGCGGTGCGGTGACCAGGCCACCGAACAGGGTACGGCCCTTGAAGCGGGTCACCCGGGTCAGCACGAAGGCTGCCAGGGTGCCCAGTGCCACGGCGGCGATCGCGGTGTAGCAGGCGATCTCCAGCGAGCGCATCACCGAGCCCATCAGCTGGCTGTTGTCGAGCAGGCCGACGTACCACTTCACCGACCAGCCGCCCCACACCGTTACCAGCTTGGAGGCGTTGAACGAGTAGATCACCAGGATCAGCATGGGCAGGTAGATGAACAACAAGCCCACGACCAACATCAGTTTGGAGAAACTGAAACGCTTCATGCCCTGCCCTCCATCTCTTTGGCCTGACTACGGTTGAAGAGCAGGATCGGCACGATCAGGATCGCCAGCATCACCACCGCCAGGGCGGACGCCACCGGCCAGTCGCGGTTGTTGAAGAACTCTTGCCACAGCACTTTACCAATCATCAGGGTTTCCGGGCCGCCCAGCAGCTCAGGAATGACGAACTCACCCACCACCGGAATGAACACCAGCATGCAGCCGGCGATGATGCCGTTCTTCGACAGCGGCACGGTGATTTTCCAGAAGCTGTTGAAGGTGCTCGACCCCAGGTCCGACGCCGCCTCGAGCAGGCTCTGGTCGTGTTTGACCAGGTTGGCGTAGAGCGGCAGGATCATGAACGGCAGGTACGAATAGACCACGCCGATGTACACCGCAAGGTTGGTGTTGAGGATCTGCAGGGGCTGGTCGATCAGCCCCAGCCACAACAGGAAGGCATTGAGCAGCCCGTTGTTGCTGAGAATGCCCATCCACGCATAGACGCGGATCAGGATCGCGGTCCAGGTCGGCATCATGATCAGCAACAGCAGAACCGTCTGGGTTTCCTTGCGCGCATTGGCAATGGCATACGCCATTGGATAGCCGATCAGCAGGCACAGCAGCGTGCTGACGAAGGCCATCTTCAAGGAGCCCAGGTACGCCGAGATATACAGTTCATCCTCGGTCAACAGGCCGTAGTTGGCCAGGTTGAGCACCAGTTGCACCTTGTCTTCGACGTAGCTGTAGATCTCGGTGTACGGCGGAATCGCCACGTCCGCTTCAGCGAAGCTGATTTTCAGGACGATGAAGAACGGCAGCATGAAGAACAGGAACAGCCAGATGAATGGCACCCCGATCACCACATGGCGACCTTCGGGCTTTATTCGATTGAATGCTCGCTTGAGCTTGCGCATGTTCATGACCGCAGTACCACGCCGCTGTCGTCTTCCCACCAGACGTAGACCTGGTCGTCCCAGGTAGGCCGGGTGCCCTGGCGTTCGGCGTTGGCGACGAACGACTGGACGATCTTGCCGCCAGGCAGTTCGACATAGAACACCGAGTGGCCGCCCAGGTAGGCAATGTCGTGGACCTTGCCGCGCGACCAGTTATGCTCGCAGGTCGGTTGCTGGGTGGTGACCAGCAGTTTTTCCGGGCGCAGCGCGTAGGTAATGCGTTTATCTTCGACCGAGGTGGTGACACCGTGGCCGACGTAGATCTTGCGCTCCAGCTCAGGGCTGGCGATCACCGCGTGGCCCTCGGCGTCTTCGACCACTTCCCCGTCGAACAGGTTGACGTTGCCAATGAACTCGCAGACCAGACGGCTGGTCGGGGTTTCATAGATGTCGATCGGGCTGCCGATCTGGGCAATCCAGCCCAGGTGCATGATGGCGATGCGCTGGGCCATGGTCATGGCCTCTTCCTGGTCGTGGGTCACCATGACGCAGGTCACGCCGACGCGCTCGATGATTTCCACCAGCTCCAACTGCATCTGCGAGCGCAGTTTTTTGTCCAGCGCGCCCATCGGCTCGTCGAGCAGCAGCAGCTTCGGGCGTTTGGCCAGGGAGCGGGCCAGGGCCACACGCTGACGCTGACCACCCGAGAGCTGGTGCGGCTTGCGCTTGGCGTACTGGGTCATGTGCACCAGCTTGAGCATCTCGCCGACACGGGCGTCGATCTCGGCCTTGGGCATGCGGTCCTGCTGCAGGCCGAACGCGATGTTCTGCGCCACGGTCATGTGCGGGAACAGTGCATAGGACTGGAACATCATGTTGATCGGCCGCTCGTAGGGCGGCATATCGGTGATGTCTACGCCATCGAGGAAAATCCGGCCCTCGGTCGGACGCTCGAAGCCGGCGAGCATGCGCAGCAACGTGGATTTACCGGAACCGGAACCGCCCAGCAGGGCGAAGATCTCGCCCTTCTTGATTTCCAGGGACACATCGTCCACGGCGACCGTTTCGTCGAACTTTTTTGTAACCCGGTCGATTTTGACCAGCACCTGTTTAGGTTGCTGATCGCCCTCGAGGGCTTTCTTATAGGCACCGGAGGCAACTGCCATGTGTGGAACTCCCAACAAGATTTTTTGCGTCCGCCCCTGCCGTGACGGACCCTGGATATTTACTTGCCCGACTTGACCTTGGTCCAGCTACGGGTCATCAAACGTTGCACTTTGGGCGGTAGCTCAGAGTTGACGTACAACTTGTCCAGCACTTCTTGCGGTGGGTAAACCGCTGCGTCGGTTCGTACGCTCTGGTCCATCAGATCGCCAGCCTTGAGGTTCGGGTTGGCATAACCGACGTAATCGCTGACCTGGGCAATGACCTCAGGCTGCAGCAAATAGTTGATGAAGGCGTGGGCCTCTTTGACATTGGTGGAATCCTTCGGGATCGCCAGCATGTCGAACCAGAGGTTGCCGCCCTCCTTGGGAATTACATACGCCACGTCCACACCCTTGCCGGCTTCTTCGGCACGGGACTTGGCCTGGAACACATCGCCAGAGAAACCGGCGGCCACGCAGATGTCGCCGTTGGCCAGGTCCGAGATGTATTTGGAGGAGTGGAAGTAGGTCACGTAAGGACGCACGGCCAGGAGCTTTTTCTCGGCGTCGGCGTAGTCCTTGGGATTGGTGCTGTTGGGGTCGCGCCCCATGTAGTTGAGCACTGCCGGCAACATCTCGTCAGCCGAGTCGAGGAAGGCGACACCGC
It encodes:
- a CDS encoding efflux RND transporter periplasmic adaptor subunit; this encodes MTVLRPVLIVSLGTLLVLGGCGEKKAAEAEMPRVGVQRVEPGDFAASVTLTGDIQARVQTDLSFRVGGKIISRSVDVGDHVKANQVLARLDPKDLQANVDSAKAEVFAAQARVTQASAAFVRQQKLLPKGYTSQSEYDSAQAQLLSNQSALKAAQAQLANAREQLSYTALVAEADGVITDRQAEVGQVVQATVPIFGLARDGDRDAVFNVYEALLLAPATDLPITVSLVDNPKIQAQGHVREVTPTVSSQSGTVQVKVALQNVPAGMELGSPVTATGNVQGKPSIELPWSALTKDLHEPAVWLVGEGNKVSLKKVKVVRYLTGKIVVGEGLKEGETVVVAGGQLLNPGMEVEIAPLKDIGVVK
- a CDS encoding AAA family ATPase, which translates into the protein MLTTLAVANYRSINHLVLPLARLNVITGPNGSGKSNLYKALRLLAETAQGGVVNALAGEGGLESTFWAGPERISRRMSRGEVAVEGGPRQDVKRLRLGFASEDFGYAIGLGLPASSGHFMLPGQHTPIASRFTLDPQIKRECIWAGPVYRPASLLVDRQGAMIRARDGRQWDVLAQHTPDFDSLYDQVGNLRSSPEVVHLRERIRGWRFYDHFRTDRDAPARRPQLGTRTPVLHHDGRDLAAALQTIIEIGDAQALWATLSDAFPGSHLTIDAVPGGLFNLQFHQEGLLRPLSASELSDGTLRFLLLVAALLSPRAPTMMVLNEPETSLHPDLLPALARLIIRATEHCQVWVVSHARRLVAALEQDATCNSIVLEKELGQTRVAGQGMLDEPAWNWPD
- a CDS encoding ABC transporter permease subunit, with product MKRFSFSKLMLVVGLLFIYLPMLILVIYSFNASKLVTVWGGWSVKWYVGLLDNSQLMGSVMRSLEIACYTAIAAVALGTLAAFVLTRVTRFKGRTLFGGLVTAPLVMPEVITGLSLLLLFVAMAQMIGWPQERGIVTIWIAHTTFCAAYVAVVVSARLRELDLSIEEAAMDLGAKPWKVFFLITIPMIAPSLAAGGMMSFALSLDDLVLASFVSGPGSTTLPMEVFSAVRLGVKPEINAVASLILLSVSLVTFMVWYFSRRAEERRRRAIQQAIEESAADSWKQPDVRRAPAPVSA
- a CDS encoding ABC transporter permease subunit, translating into MNMRKLKRAFNRIKPEGRHVVIGVPFIWLFLFFMLPFFIVLKISFAEADVAIPPYTEIYSYVEDKVQLVLNLANYGLLTEDELYISAYLGSLKMAFVSTLLCLLIGYPMAYAIANARKETQTVLLLLIMMPTWTAILIRVYAWMGILSNNGLLNAFLLWLGLIDQPLQILNTNLAVYIGVVYSYLPFMILPLYANLVKHDQSLLEAASDLGSSTFNSFWKITVPLSKNGIIAGCMLVFIPVVGEFVIPELLGGPETLMIGKVLWQEFFNNRDWPVASALAVVMLAILIVPILLFNRSQAKEMEGRA
- the potA gene encoding polyamine ABC transporter ATP-binding protein — encoded protein: MAVASGAYKKALEGDQQPKQVLVKIDRVTKKFDETVAVDDVSLEIKKGEIFALLGGSGSGKSTLLRMLAGFERPTEGRIFLDGVDITDMPPYERPINMMFQSYALFPHMTVAQNIAFGLQQDRMPKAEIDARVGEMLKLVHMTQYAKRKPHQLSGGQRQRVALARSLAKRPKLLLLDEPMGALDKKLRSQMQLELVEIIERVGVTCVMVTHDQEEAMTMAQRIAIMHLGWIAQIGSPIDIYETPTSRLVCEFIGNVNLFDGEVVEDAEGHAVIASPELERKIYVGHGVTTSVEDKRITYALRPEKLLVTTQQPTCEHNWSRGKVHDIAYLGGHSVFYVELPGGKIVQSFVANAERQGTRPTWDDQVYVWWEDDSGVVLRS
- a CDS encoding polyamine ABC transporter substrate-binding protein; translation: MSISVFRKAMLAGAGLTLAFSVQAAPTVHIYNWSDYIGQTTLADFEKATGIKPVQDVFDSNETLEGKLLAGRTGYDVVVPSNHFLGKQIKAGAFQKLDKSLLPNYSNLDPALMKRLEKNDPGNQYAVPYLWGTNGIGYNVEKVKAALGTDKIDSWAMLFEPENIKKLSKCGVAFLDSADEMLPAVLNYMGRDPNSTNPKDYADAEKKLLAVRPYVTYFHSSKYISDLANGDICVAAGFSGDVFQAKSRAEEAGKGVDVAYVIPKEGGNLWFDMLAIPKDSTNVKEAHAFINYLLQPEVIAQVSDYVGYANPNLKAGDLMDQSVRTDAAVYPPQEVLDKLYVNSELPPKVQRLMTRSWTKVKSGK